A single genomic interval of Lathyrus oleraceus cultivar Zhongwan6 chromosome 7, CAAS_Psat_ZW6_1.0, whole genome shotgun sequence harbors:
- the LOC127105446 gene encoding uncharacterized protein LOC127105446, whose product MACKVQKRVSLRRRLHILRFLTNSNYNKLKVALENVKREYENLIATRRDYIRLLDNNVNDNKDVKIVKISEGTFMVKVTCEKGGGKLVAILEAFEEICVNVEEAKVSCENEFSMEAIIVSEDQSLDVTYVTEVILKAIEK is encoded by the exons ATGGCTTGCAAGGTTCAGAAAAGGGTATCACTGCGCAGAAGACTTCACATACTGCGATTCCTTACCAACTCCAACTATAAT AAGCTAAAGGTTGCACTGGAAAATGTCAAAAGAGAGTATGAAAACCTGATAGCCACAAGAAGAGACTACATTAGGCTATTGGACAATAATGTCAATGATAACAAG GATGTTAAAATAGTGAAAATAAGTGAAGGAACATTTATGGTGAAGGTGACATGTGAGAAAGGAGGTGGCAAGTTGGTTGCAATTTTAGAGGCTTTTGAAGAGATTTGTGTGAATGTTGAGGAGGCAAAAGTTTCATGTGAGAATGAGTTTTCTATGGAAGCTATTATTGTTAGTGAGGATCAAAGTCTTGATGTTACATATGTTACTGAGGTGATTCTAAAAGCTATTGAAAAGTAG